The Pseudogulbenkiania sp. MAI-1 sequence CCGGCGAGTTCCGCCACACCAGCCGCGGCACCCAGGGCGTGATCGCCATGGACCTGACCGACAAGACCGGCCTCAAGCTGGTGGCGGCGAGCCTGGTCGAGGAAACCGACGACGTGATGCTGATCACCACCGGCGGCGTGCTGATCCGCACCAAGGTTTCCGAAGTGCGCGAAACCGGTCGCTCGGCCCAGGGCGTGCGCCTGATCAACCTCGACGAAGGTGAGAAGCTGATCAGCCTGGTCAAGGTCGCCGAAAGCGAAGACGACGAATCGGAAGACACCGCAGGCGAGGGCGGCGAGGCATGATCGCCACCCCGGTCAACCCCAAGGTGTTCGAGCCGATGGGGCAGCTGTTCGTGTCGCTGCCGCATTGCGTGACGCTCGGCTTCCAATTTCTGGGAGCGGACGGACGCAAGCCGGTACTGAAGGTCGACTGGCGCGAGGACCTGGTCGGCAATCCGGCCACCGGCGTCTTGCACGGCGGCGTCATCACCTCGCTGGTGGACACCACCAGCGCCGTGTCGGTCACCGCCCACCTCGAACGCTTCGAAACCATCGCCACGCTCGACCTGCGCATCGACTACCTGAAAGCGGCCACGCCGGGCAAGGCCATCTACTGCCAGGCCGAATGCTACCGACTGGCGAGCCAGGTCGCCTTCACCCGGGCGGTGTGCTACCACGACACGCCGGACGACCCGATCGCCCATGGCGTCGCCACCTTCATGCGCGAATCGAGCCCCTTGCCGATGCTACAGGAGGGCCAGGCATGAGCGACTTCATGGAGCGGTTCGCCGAGCTGCGCGACCAGAAGCGTTTTCAGGACGTCGTCAACGCCATTCCCTATGCCCGCCTGATGGGCGTGGAGCTGGGGGAGGACGAATCGGGCGAACTGCTGTTCAGCCTGCCATTCCATGAGCGCAACGTGGGCAACACCGTGTTGCCCGCCCTGCACGGCGGCCTGATCGGCGGTTTCCTCGAGAACGCCGCCCTGATCCACCTGATATGGAACCGCGAATCGCTGGAGGCGCCGAAGATCGTCGACTTTTCCCTCGACTATCTGCGCAGCGGCCGCCCCAAAACGCTTTATGCGCGCTGCGAGATCACCAAGCAGGGCAAGCGCGTCGCGCATGTATTGATCGAAGCCTGGCAGGAAGATCGCAGCAAGCCAATTGCCGTCGCCCGGGCGCACTTCCTGCTGACCACCAGCTGACTGAACCGAGATCAAGGACAGACATGGCCAAGGTATACAACTTTTCCGCCGGACCCGCCGTTTTGCCGCACGCCGTATTGGCCGAAGCCCAGAGCGAGATGCTCGACTGGCACGGCTCCGGCATGTGCGTGATGGAAATGAGCCATCGTGGCAAGGAATTCATGGAAATCATCCATGATGCCGAGCACGACCTGCGCGAACTGATGCGGATTCCGAAGAACTACAAGGTGCTGTTCCTGCAGGGCGGGGCATCGTTGCAGTTTTCCATGATTCCGCTCAACCTGCTGGGCGACAAGCAATCCATCGACGTGGTCAACACCGGCCACTGGTCCAAGCTGGCCATCAAGGAAGCCCGGCGCTACGCCAACGTGAATGTCGTGGCCTCCAGCGAAGACCGCAACTTCACCTACGTGCCGGCGGAAGAGACCTGGCAGCGCGACCCGGACGCGGCCTACCTGCACTACACCTCGAACGAAACCATCGGCGGCCTGCAGTTCCCGTTCGTGCCGGCCACGGTCAACGACGTGCCGTTGGTTTGCGACATGTCCTCCGACTTCCTGTCGCGCGAAGTGGACGTCAGCCGGTTCGGCCTGATCTACGCCGGCGCGCAGAAGAACATCGGCCCCTCCGGCCTGACCGTGGTGATCGTGCGCGAAGACCTGCTGGGCAAGGCGCTGCCCAGCACGCCGACCATGCTGAACTACCAGATCCATGCCGACGCCGACTCGATGTACAACACGCCGGCCACCTATCCGATCTACATCGCCGGCCTGGTGTTCAAGTGGCTGAAGGAACTGGGCGGGATCAAGGGCATGGCGGCGCGCAACGACGAGAAGGCCGGCCTGCTGTACCACGCCATCGAAGCCAGCAACGGCTTCTACTATTCGACGGTGGAGGAGCCGTTCCGCTCGAAGATGAACGTGGTGTTCCGCCTCAAGGACGAATCGCTGGAAGACACCTTCCTCAGCGAAGCCAAGAAGAACGGCCTGGTGCAGCTCAAGGGCCACCGCGCGGTCGGCGGCATGCGCGCCTCGATCTACAACGCCATGCCGATCGAGGGCGTCAAGGCCCTGGTGAGCTTCATGATGGATTTCGCCCGCCAGCACAGCAGCTGATTGTTCTCCGTCCCGCAACTCTGAGTTCTCGACCCGCGCCCCCGGCGCGGGTTTTTTGTTGCCGGTGGGCGCTATATGATGACAAGCCGTACACCTCCCACAACAAGACGCCATGAACCCTTCCATTCGCCGACTCCTGATCGCCGGAGGCCTGATCGTTTCCCTCAGCATGGGCATCCGCCACGGCTTCGGCTTCTTCATGCCGCCGATGACCGCCGCTTTCGGCTGGACCCGTGAAGCCTTCGCCCTGGCGCTCGGCCTGCAGAACCTGATCTGGGGCGCGTCGCAACCCTTTGCCGGCGCCCTGGCCGACCGTTATGGCCCAGGCCGGGTGCTGCTGGGCGGAGTCTTGCTGTATGCCGCCGGCCTGCTGTTGATGACCATGTCGTCATCGCCCGGCCTGTTCTCGCTGTCCGCCGGCCTGCTCATCGGACTGGCCTTGTCCGGCACGACCTACAGCGTGATCTTCGGCGTGCTGGGGCGGTGCGTGCCGGCCCACCTGCGCTCGCGGGCCATGGGCATTGCGGCGGCGGCGGGATCGTTCGGCCAGTTCGCCATGGTGCCGATCGAACGCGGCCTGATCGACGGCCTGGGCTGGATTCCGGCGCTACTGATCCTGTCCGCCTCGGCCTTGCTGATGCTGCCGGCCTCCCGCCTGCTGGTACAGCAGGACCAGCACACCCCCGGTCCCGCACACCATGGCCTGCTGCTCAATATGTGGCGCACCTTCCAGAGCGCCTGGCAGGAAAAGGGCTTTCGCCTGCTGACGGCCGGCTATTTCGTGTGCGGCTTCCAGGTGGTGTTCATCGGCGTGCATTTGCCGGCCTACCTGCGTGATCATGGTCTCGGAGGCGGCGTGGCCAGCATGGCGCTGGCGCTGATCGGGCTGTTCAACATCTTCGGCACCATGCTGGCCGGGGAACTGGGCGCTCGCCTGCCCAAGCCTTACTTGCTGGCCGGCATCTATCTGGCGCGCAGCCTGATCATCGTGGCCTTCCTGTGGGCGCCGCTCAGCCCGCTGTCGGTCGGCCTGTTCGCCGCCGCCATCGGTTTCCTCTGGCTGTCGACCGTGCCATTGACTAATGGCGTCATCGCCAGCCAGTTCGGCGTGGCGCACCTGGGCTTGCTGTCCGGCGCCGTGTTCTTCTCGCATCAGATCGGCAGTTTTGCCGGCGTCTGGCTGGGAGGCCTGATCTACGACACCACCGGCAGCTACAACCTGGTATGGGGACTCGCCATCGCCCTGGGCATCGCCGCCGCGCTGGTCAATCTTCCGATCCGCGAAACCGCCGCCAAGGCGTTCGCGCCGCAGGGGGCCTGAGGATGCGAACCTGGCTTGCCGGCGCCGCGCTCGGCGCCGCCTTGCTGCTGGTCACGCTGGCTTATCTCGAGCCGGGTTTCATGGTAGGGTTGTCCAATCTGGTTGTCATGTGTTTTTGAGGCTGACATGCCGGGCCAGGGACGGGTGCTGCGGCCCGGAGGGATGCTGGTCATGGACAATGCCCAGTCCCATCAGGACGAATGCCGGGATTTTGTCGGGCAGGTGCTTGCGACGGACGGCTATCTCGCGGAAACTTACACGATTGGAAAAGGCCAGTTTGTCATACTGAAAGACGGGTAATCGTGTCTGAAGAACTTCTCAAGAAACACCGCGACGCCATCGACGCGATCGACGAATCCATTCTCAAGCTGATCAACGAGCGCGCCAGCCATGCCCGCGAGATCGGCGAGATCAAAGGCGGCGGCGTCATCTATCGCCCCGAACGCGAAGCGCAGGTACTGCGCCGCGTCAAGGAAAACAACCCCGGTCCGCTCCCGGGCGAGTCGGTGGCACGGCTGTTCCGCGAAATCATGTCGGAATGCCTGGCGCTGGAAAAACCCTTATCCATCGCCTACCTCGGACCGGAAGGCACCTTCACCCAACTGGCCGCCATCAAGCACTTCGGCCACGCCGCCCACACCGTGGCCTGCAGTTCCATCGACGAAGCCTTCCGCCTGGTGGAAGCGCGCTCGCTCGACTACGTCGTCGCACCGGTCGAAAACTCCACCGAGGGCGCCGTGGGGCGCACACTGGACCTGATGATCTCCTCGCCGTTGAAGATCTGCGGCGAAGTGGTGCTGCGCATCCATCATCATCTGCTGCGCAAGGAAGAGGGCATGGACGGCATCCGCCGCGTCTACGCCCATGCCCAGGCGCTGGCGCAGTGCCACGAATGGCTCAACAAGAACCTGCCGGCCGATGTCGAGCGCGTCTCGGTGGCGAGCAACGCCGAAGCGGCCCGCCTCGCCAGCGAGGACGCCGGCACGGTCGCCATCGCCGGGCAGGCGGCAGCCGAGCGCTACAACCTGACCAAAGTGGCCGAGAACATCGAGGACGAGCCCAACAACACGACCCGCTTCCTGGTACTGGGACACCAGGACGTGACGCCGTCCGGCAAGGACAAGACCTCGATCATCGTCTCCGCCCCCAACCGCCCCGGAGCGGTGCATTCGCTGCTGGCACCGGTGGCCGACAACGGCGTGTCGATGACCAAGTTCGAGTCGCGCCCCTCCCGTGCCGGCCTGTGGGACTACGTGTTCTTCATCGACATGGAAGGCCATCGCAGCGAGGAACACGTCGCCAAGGCATTGGAAGGGCTGGCCGAACGCACGTCCTTCGTCAAGGTTCTCGGCTCCTATCCGGTTGCCGTTATCTGAACATCGTGGCCGACATGTCGGCCACTTTCTGACTCATTCGCAATGAAACTGGAATCTCTCTGCCTTTTCTGCGGCTCCAATCGTGGCAGCCGGCCCGAATACGTCGAGGCTGCGCGCCAGTTTGGCGCTGCGCTGGCCGAACAGGGGCTGACCCTGGTCTACGGTGCCGGCAAGATCGGTCTGATGGGGGTCGCGGCGGACGCGGCCCTGGCGGCCGGTGGCCGAGTGGTCGGCGTCATCCCCGAATTCCTGCAGGCCAAGGAAGTGGCCCACCACGGCCTCGACGAAATCCACATCACCCGGACCATGCACGAACGCAAGGCCATGATGGCCGAACGCGCCGACGGCTTCGTCGCACTGCCGGGCGGACTGGGGACCTTCGACGAGCTGTTCGAGATCCTGACCTGGGGCCAATTGTCGGTCCACAGCAAACCGGTAGGGCTGTTGAACGTCGCCGGCTTCTTCGACCCGCTGCTGGCGATGGTGCGCCACGCGGTGCAGGAAGGCTTCATGCGTGAAGAAAACCTGTCGCTGTTCGTCGTCGCCGACAACATCGGCGATTTGCTAGCCGGGATGCGCGCTTATCGCCCACGCCAGGCCGACAACAAGTGGCTGGAGCTGTCACGTACTTGATCGCCCCCTTACCGGGGGGAACCAACGTCAGACTGGCCGGACTCACCGGCCCTGAACGAGGAAACCGCTCATGAGTCAGACTGTCGCCATTGTCCTGTCCGGGTGCGGCGTGTACGACGGGGCCGAAATCACCGAAGCCGTCGGCATCATCATCGCCCTGTCCCAGGCCGGACTGCCCTATACCTTCTACGCCCCCGACCGCGCCCAGATGCACGTCATCGATCACGCACGCGGGCAGGAGAGCAGCGAAACCCGCAATATCCTCAGCGAAGCGGCGCGTATCGCGCGCGGCAACATCCGTCCGCTGACGGAACTCGACGCCGCCCAGCATAGCGCCATCGTCTTCCCCGGCGGCTTCGGTGCCGCCAAGAATCTGACGACCTTCATCAAGGATGGGGCCGACGCCGTGCTGTACGATGACGTCCAGGCGGCGGTGCGGCCCTTCGTCCAGCAACGGAAACCGGTCGTGGCGCTGTGCGCGGCGCCGCTGGTACAAGGCCTGATCGCCCGTGACGAGGGCTTGTCCGGCGTGCGCATCACCTTCGGCAGCTACGCGGAAGGCCAGGCCATGGCCGATGCTCTGACGAGCTGGGGCCAGCGCCACGTGGAGACTCCGGTAGACCAGGCATGCGTCGACGAGGCGCGCCGCTTCGTTTCCGCTCCCGCCTACATGTACGGTGCCGCCAGCCCGGCCGAAATATTCGCCTCGTGCCAGGCGGCGGTCACCGCGCTCAAATCGCTGCTGAGCTGATCGTCGGCCAGCCAAACTTTAGATAAGCAGGAAGTTTCATGATCATCGTCATGGCCAGCAAGGCCTCGCCAG is a genomic window containing:
- a CDS encoding PaaI family thioesterase, giving the protein MIATPVNPKVFEPMGQLFVSLPHCVTLGFQFLGADGRKPVLKVDWREDLVGNPATGVLHGGVITSLVDTTSAVSVTAHLERFETIATLDLRIDYLKAATPGKAIYCQAECYRLASQVAFTRAVCYHDTPDDPIAHGVATFMRESSPLPMLQEGQA
- a CDS encoding PaaI family thioesterase, coding for MSDFMERFAELRDQKRFQDVVNAIPYARLMGVELGEDESGELLFSLPFHERNVGNTVLPALHGGLIGGFLENAALIHLIWNRESLEAPKIVDFSLDYLRSGRPKTLYARCEITKQGKRVAHVLIEAWQEDRSKPIAVARAHFLLTTS
- the serC gene encoding 3-phosphoserine/phosphohydroxythreonine transaminase; the encoded protein is MAKVYNFSAGPAVLPHAVLAEAQSEMLDWHGSGMCVMEMSHRGKEFMEIIHDAEHDLRELMRIPKNYKVLFLQGGASLQFSMIPLNLLGDKQSIDVVNTGHWSKLAIKEARRYANVNVVASSEDRNFTYVPAEETWQRDPDAAYLHYTSNETIGGLQFPFVPATVNDVPLVCDMSSDFLSREVDVSRFGLIYAGAQKNIGPSGLTVVIVREDLLGKALPSTPTMLNYQIHADADSMYNTPATYPIYIAGLVFKWLKELGGIKGMAARNDEKAGLLYHAIEASNGFYYSTVEEPFRSKMNVVFRLKDESLEDTFLSEAKKNGLVQLKGHRAVGGMRASIYNAMPIEGVKALVSFMMDFARQHSS
- a CDS encoding MFS transporter produces the protein MNPSIRRLLIAGGLIVSLSMGIRHGFGFFMPPMTAAFGWTREAFALALGLQNLIWGASQPFAGALADRYGPGRVLLGGVLLYAAGLLLMTMSSSPGLFSLSAGLLIGLALSGTTYSVIFGVLGRCVPAHLRSRAMGIAAAAGSFGQFAMVPIERGLIDGLGWIPALLILSASALLMLPASRLLVQQDQHTPGPAHHGLLLNMWRTFQSAWQEKGFRLLTAGYFVCGFQVVFIGVHLPAYLRDHGLGGGVASMALALIGLFNIFGTMLAGELGARLPKPYLLAGIYLARSLIIVAFLWAPLSPLSVGLFAAAIGFLWLSTVPLTNGVIASQFGVAHLGLLSGAVFFSHQIGSFAGVWLGGLIYDTTGSYNLVWGLAIALGIAAALVNLPIRETAAKAFAPQGA
- the pheA gene encoding prephenate dehydratase; translation: MSEELLKKHRDAIDAIDESILKLINERASHAREIGEIKGGGVIYRPEREAQVLRRVKENNPGPLPGESVARLFREIMSECLALEKPLSIAYLGPEGTFTQLAAIKHFGHAAHTVACSSIDEAFRLVEARSLDYVVAPVENSTEGAVGRTLDLMISSPLKICGEVVLRIHHHLLRKEEGMDGIRRVYAHAQALAQCHEWLNKNLPADVERVSVASNAEAARLASEDAGTVAIAGQAAAERYNLTKVAENIEDEPNNTTRFLVLGHQDVTPSGKDKTSIIVSAPNRPGAVHSLLAPVADNGVSMTKFESRPSRAGLWDYVFFIDMEGHRSEEHVAKALEGLAERTSFVKVLGSYPVAVI
- a CDS encoding TIGR00730 family Rossman fold protein, with the protein product MKLESLCLFCGSNRGSRPEYVEAARQFGAALAEQGLTLVYGAGKIGLMGVAADAALAAGGRVVGVIPEFLQAKEVAHHGLDEIHITRTMHERKAMMAERADGFVALPGGLGTFDELFEILTWGQLSVHSKPVGLLNVAGFFDPLLAMVRHAVQEGFMREENLSLFVVADNIGDLLAGMRAYRPRQADNKWLELSRT
- the elbB gene encoding isoprenoid biosynthesis glyoxalase ElbB; this translates as MSQTVAIVLSGCGVYDGAEITEAVGIIIALSQAGLPYTFYAPDRAQMHVIDHARGQESSETRNILSEAARIARGNIRPLTELDAAQHSAIVFPGGFGAAKNLTTFIKDGADAVLYDDVQAAVRPFVQQRKPVVALCAAPLVQGLIARDEGLSGVRITFGSYAEGQAMADALTSWGQRHVETPVDQACVDEARRFVSAPAYMYGAASPAEIFASCQAAVTALKSLLS